The genomic stretch tatcatgtaccctacctacatatttcatacatttcaaaaataACTGATGCACTGATGAGTGTCCCGAGAGtgcttttattaataataaactgAATATGAACTGTGATAGTAATAAATATACTTAGGACTACCGGTTTTTCGCCGAGCAaacatatgtttttgacaacacagaaaatgacgtcaggcGACCCTTAGCTTTTATAAGaagtaatgaaaatgaaagtataaaacgaaagtcgcatttgttCTATAGGGTTTACGCGCAGGGGTCACCGATTGTGGACTTTTTCCTGATGTCTCAGAGAGTATCATTTTTAGGCTTATGTTGTTAGATATTTACTTCTTGCGTACCAGACGGGATTTCCAGTGCTGTGAAAGTTCATCGTACACAACGGGGTAAAAGATGATTACGGactaaatataataaattatgtaaaatatttaaatcatatagtaaatttttatttcataaaacggaataaattTCCAGTACCTTAgcagtttctctttgttcctgatattaATAACACCGATTCAAAAagttgttttatcaaaaaagcatagcgttacgctgcaactggtaGAACAAAACGGAACTAAgctttgttatttgtctttgaaacttcatgacgtctttcctgtttacggacttTGGTTTTCTGCGCTCTGCTACTAtgagaaatagttctaaaaggaaAAGTGCGATTggtttgttttacaataattttgtttttgttttttttttggatttaacgtcgcaccgacacatgataggttatatggcggctttccagctttaatggtggaggaagaccccaggtgcccctccgtgcattatttcatcacgagcgggcacctgggtagaaccaccgaccttccgtaagccagctggatggcttcctcacatgaagaattcaacgccccgagtgaggctcgaacccacatcgatgaggggcaagtgatttgaagtcagcgaccctaaccactcggccacggaggtccccacaataattttttttttttttttgaatgtggTATGCTAGCAATAGATTCAACACTGGCTGTCGGtgtagatgggaatatctggctatctggaaactgtttacgcggtaGCTCGGCAGAGCTACGAAACCACCTATTAATTACATGTAGTTATATCCTCGGGCCAGATATTCCTATTTTCTCCTATAACTATTGAGAGAATCTTAACTTAATTGAGAGCTGCCgatctagacatttcagaaacatTTTCGAAATCAGTTTTTCATGTCATTGATGTTGAATCTACGTAAGCGTGAAAGAGCTACCAGATGCTAATACGTTTAATTACCTTACGTTCACGGAATGGATATATGAAGGTTAAGGTGTAGAATAACAGACATATCAAACTGACTTGTCTTGCAGTACGCTTCGATATTTTTAATCAAAGATCTTAATAATCCTGAGATTACACAATACACATAAGATATGCTTACTCTGCAAaccatatttgtaatataataaaataatgtgcATATAATATTCAACTAAAATATCCATTATTTCTATTATCTTGATAATAATGTATCTGGTTTGGGCGTTTTCAGCACAACTATATAACATCTAATATATTTCCCATGGCATAATGCGCCCATTAGATGGCAAACGTTTGGGGATTTACTTACAAACTGTTACAGGTTTTGTAAAactatataaaagataattaaTCATTAATTTAGTTAAAGTGAAATTTGGAATAAGACAGTATTATGTGGTTTCAATGTTGATTGATTTGAAATATCTGTTAACGCATGGAAAGGGAGGGACAACAAACAAATAGTATTAGCCAttacaaatatacataataatgatagtaatgaaaagtaaactaaaaataataatggtaataataaaaataaagtaaatctttTCTAATAACTTATTCTACAGGTTCTGCACAGACTGAACGGCTTAGTTCAAAGGCCTATTCAGAATCTAAAACAACTCATTGATGATTGCAAAACTGATCCTCTTGATCCTGAAgcagaaaaaaaattagaaaagcaaATCGAAAAGAtgcaaaaagaagaagaaaaattagAATTTGAAATGCAGAACATAAAGAAAGGGATTGCCGACGTAACAAAAGAAGTTACCGAAGTGGAAGGAAATGTTCACACAGTAACGAAAGATCTTCACAAATTAAGAGAAGATTTCAAAGCAACGGACAAAAGAGTTGATAGGCTTGAAAAGCAAAGGATATTTGAAGGTATCTTTTTTCATACATCAGTGTAAGCAGtctttcatataaaagaaaaaagcatTTATCTTTTGCTATGCTAAGaacaacataaaatgaaatatataaagttCGTTCAATTTATCTGCTGACTTACTCTGtcaaaattgtgttgtttttttgctgtttaatttttttttttttgggggggggggggggggggggggaggccgCCATCCTTATCCACCTTCCGGTTGTAAAATTCGAGTAGAATACACTTTTGAAAAATGCAGCTTCCTTATTCACAACTCATTCAAAATACGTCTGTAAATATTTCGAATGGAagtatagtatatatatatatatattcatattcattctaaacccctaaaatttaaaatatacagaatAGAGAtcctgtatattttatttttaatagagatcctgtatattttaaattttaggggTTTAGAATGAATtgctgattttatttattttattttttatatatatatatttatttttttttttttgtatgtctTGCTGCAGTTAGTATTGTGTTTTGCTATCTGGTTATGTATGATGTTGGCACCTTGCCCCTTTTTGCgggaaacgacgtcacgtcttacACAGGAAATGACGTGACGTCGTCATAGAGACAGGACGTCAACATCATTCATTTCCTgtcatataaatgttacatggatattacttagtcaggaaaatatttccatatttttgaaaaagtacaagtgtccgaaaattcgaaataaagagtaaaatatcaacacagattcattcaaaatagttaatatgaagaaataattatatgaagAATCCCTATTAATATCTTGAGCCGGTTACAATCTAAGAAATGTGTTTAATTTAGAAAATCCAAACGGTTTCAAGAATTGTTACGTGATATTCTTGACGACAGTATAGTTTAAAGATGATGGGGTTCTGCTTTTTTATTTACACTGGGATCTGTTTTGACTTTGCCGATTTAATGTTGTTACTAAATTAACAGTGACAGCATATTATCACTTGGTTTCGGTGGTCAAAGAAATATAAGAGAAAGGTTAAAGGTATTTTTAGTTGGTCAGAgacttttgaataaaatccaGTTTCACACAGAAAAAGAACTCTGCTGAAGTCGGCGCTTAGGGCGGGTCAAGAGGATGTAGCACATTTCATCTACTCAAATGAACGTACTCTGTAACAgccaaaccgagtctgttatttctatatttcaagAAGACCTCgcaaatttcatatatttcttcgCGTCCAGAAATAAGATGCAAAAAGTGAAAACATGTACTGACTTTAATTAGAGACAAATTAGTCAAGTATATAATTGCATGACGGATCcctgtttttattcattttactactgACTAGATTTGACGTGAATAGTAAACTTTCTGATCATATAGGTTTGCATTCAATTATTATTACGGAAATTACATTCAGACTTGCACAGATGatcatttataatagtttg from Mercenaria mercenaria strain notata chromosome 16, MADL_Memer_1, whole genome shotgun sequence encodes the following:
- the LOC128549426 gene encoding uncharacterized protein LOC128549426 isoform X2, whose translation is MQKEEEKLEFEMQNIKKGIADVTKEVTEVEGNVHTVTKDLHKLREDFKATDKRVDRLEKQRIFEGTQKRGKKPSVLKRILEKLPFMRGQKKGETETSRLHSAADDEYIHMKKRK
- the LOC128549426 gene encoding uncharacterized protein LOC128549426 isoform X1; the encoded protein is MQKEEEKLEFEMQNIKKGIADVTKEVTEVEGNVHTVTKDLHKLREDFKATDKRVDRLEKQRIFEGTQKRGKKPSVLKRILEKLPFMRGQKKGNIGYGTLSNTRTHLLIYFTCQVT